TGGTGCAGTACCTGGGCATCTGCGACGGCAATATGGAGGAAGGCTCCCTGCGCTGCGACGCCAACATCTCGGTGATGCTGCGCGGGGCCGCGAAATTCGGCACCAAGGTAGAAGTCAAGAACATGAATTCCTTCCGCAACGTGCAGCGAGCCATCGAGTACGAAGTGGAGCGGCAGATTGCCATCCTGGAAGCTGGCGGCGAGGTGGACAGCGAAACCCGCGGCTTCGACGCGGCCACCGGCACCACCAGCGGGCAGCGTAGCAAGGAGACGATGAACGACTACCGCTACTTCCCCGAGCCCGACCTGCCCCCGGTGGTTATCGACGACGAGTGGCTGCACCGGGTGCAGGCCGAGCTGCCGGCCCTGCCCCAGCAGCTCTACGCCCGCTTCACCGGCGAGCTGGGCCTATCGGACTACGACGCCACAGTGCTCACCGCCGACAAGGACGTGGCCCTGTTCTTCGACGAGCTGACCCGCCTGACGCCCAACGCCAAAGCCGCCGCCAACTGGACCACCGGTCCGGTGAAAGCCTACCTCAACGAGCGGGCCCTGACCCTGGACCAGTTCCCGCTGACGCCCCAGCACCTGGCCGGCATTATCCAGCTTATCGACGAAGGCAAAGTCGGCCACTCGGTAGCCAGCAAGCAGCTGTTTCCCTACCTGCTCGACCACCCCGAGCAAACTGCCGCCGCTGCCGCCGAAGCCCTGGGCCTGCTACAGCAGCCCCAGGATGCCGGAGCCCTGGAAGCCATGGTGCAGCAGGTGCTCGACGCCAACCCGGCCAAGGTGGCCGAGTACCGGGCCGGCAAAAAGTCGCTGACCGGCATGTTTATGGGCGAGCTGATGAAGCTGACCGGTGGCAAAGCCGACCCCAAGCTGGCCAACCAGCTCCTGCGCCAGAAGTTGGAGGCGTAGGCAGTTGTACTTATTTTCGGTAAAAACCACCAGTCCGCCACTGGTGGTTTTTGCGTTTTGAATACCTTCCCTGGCTTCCCTGGCGCGAGGTTAGCGCAGCGTACCTCGTGCCTGAGCATGAAGTGGAGGCTGGGCCTCCACTGCCGCACCAGCGGCAAGGCGGCACCGGGCCGTGCTGGCGTCAGTCGTTCTGGCGTGGGGAGGCTCAGCCTCCCGTCATTCTCGGCACGAGGTACGCTGCGCTAACCTCGCGCCAGGGAAGCCAGGGAAGGCAAGCACCATTTGTGTTATAAAGAAAATTGTATATAGAGGCTAGAACCTGCTTACTCAGCACAGTGTGCTTTGTTTCGACTCCTGCTATATGATAACCTCTTTACTATCATTCTGGCTCGGCCTGATGCCCGCGCCACCCGCTTACGTGGTGCACGTCCAGCTTGGCAACGTGGCACCCGGCACCACGCTCTACCTCACCCACTACCGCGACGCGTGGCGCACACTCGACTCGGCCGTGGTGGATGCGGCGGGGCGCTGTGAGCTGCGCGGGGAGCTGCCTGCTCCCATCATGGCCTCGCTCAAAATAGGCGGCCAGAAGGCCCTGTACCAAGTGCCCCTGCACCCCGGCGACGAGCTGACCTGCACGCTGGCTTACGACAAAAAAGGCCGGGCCCGGTTCACGGCCCAGGGCTCGGTGGGCGTGGAGCATTGGCAGGAGTTCCGGGAAAAGATTAATCCCTACATCATCGGTGTGGCCCAGCTGCCGGCCGAGCACCGGGGCTTACGCCAGCTGCGGGCCCTGGTGCGCCGCACCCCCGACGATTTTCTGGCCGCCTACCTGACCAAAAACTACCTGAGCCGCCAGGCCAGCCAGCAGCCCTTCGTTGACTCGATGACCACGGTACTGGCCGCGCGCCAGCCCGCTCTGGCCGAAACCCAGGCCCTGACCCAGCGCGTGCGCACGGCCGCCCTCACCGAGAAGGGTGGGGAAGAAGCCCCCGATTTCACCCTGCCCACCGTGGCGGGCCAGTCCTTCACGCTCAGCAGCTTGCGCGGCAAGTACGTGCTGGTGGATTTCTGGGCCTCGTGGTGCGGCCCCTGCCGCCAGGAAAACCCGCGCCTGCGCAAGCTCTACGGGCAGTACCAGAGCCGGGGCCTGGAAATTGTGAGCGTGTCGGTGGACAGCGACGCGGGCAAGTGGCAGAAGGCCGTAACCCAGGACCAGCTGCCCTGGCCGCAGGTGTCGGATCTGAAAGGCTGGGACTCGCGGCCGGCCCAGCTCTACGGGGTGCTGGCCGTGCCCACCACTGTGCTCATCGACCCCAACGGGCGCATCCTGTCCCGTAACCTGCGGGCCGAGGCGCTGGAAAAGCGGCTGGCTCAGCTGCTGCCAGCCAGGTAGGCGCGGCAAAACTCGACGGGCCGGAACCGGGGGCAAGGCGGGTCGGTTATCAGGCGGCCGGGCTGTTCCGGGTAAATTTGGCAACTTGCGGCGCGGTTTCGCACGTTCCGACTATTCGACTGCCGGCCTGCGGGCTGGCTTGCCTTCCGACTGATGCATAAAATGAAGAGCTTTCTGTACCTGGGGGCCTTGCTGGGCATGGCCAACGCCTGTAACAAAAACACCCCGCCCACCACGGGTGCCGCCACCGACGCCAGCAGCTATCAGGTCAGCGGGCAGCTGCAAAACGCCCCGACCGGCACCAAGGTGTACCTGGCCGAGCTGGGCGAAACCCAGCTGGTGTCGCGCGACACGGCCACGGTCGATGACAAAGGCAATTTCCGCTTCACGGGCACCCTGCCTGAGGCGGGTATTTATCAGGTCAAAATCAACGACCAGAACCAGGTGATGCTGGCCCTGGAAAACGGTGCGCGCGTGGAGCTGACCGGCAACGCCCAGCAGCTGGGCCAGACCTACACCGTGCGCGGCTCCCGCGACTCGGAGATGCTCCAGCAGCTAAGCCGCACCATCGAACAGTCGCGCCAGCAGATGCAGCGCCTGGAGCAGCGCTTCACCAGCAACAGCCAGCAGAACCGTCGCGACTCGCTGGTAGTGTTGCAGCAGCGGGCCCTGGACCTGCAAAACCAGAGCACGGCCAGCCTGCGCCGCCTCGTGCGCCAGAACCCCGGCTCGGTGGTGTCGGCGTTTGTGGTGGGCAGCATGATGAACCCCGACGACAACTTCACGCTGGCCGACTCGGTGGCTACCGAGCTGAAGAAAACCCGCCCCGACTCCCGCTACACCAAAACGCTGGTAGCCAAGCTGGAGCCGCTGCGAACCACCGTAGTGGGCGTGCAGGCCCCCGATATCAGCCTGCCCACGCCCGAGGGCAAAGCCGTGAACCTGAGCAGCCTGCGCGGCAAATATGTGCTGCTCGATTTCTGGGCTTCCTGGTGCGGCCCTTGCCGCCAGGAAAACCCCAACGTGGTGGCCGCCTACCAGAAATTCAAAAACAAAGGCTTTGAAATCTACAGCGTGAGCTTCGACCAGGACCGGGACAAGTGGCTGAAAGCCATTCAGAAGGACAATCTTACCTGGACCCACGTCTCGGACCTGAAAGGCTGGGAAAGCGCCGCCGGCCAGACCTACGGCGTGCGCGCCATTCCCCAGTCCTACCTGCTCGACCCCCAAGGCCGCATCATCGCCAAAAACGAGCAGCTCCGCGGCCCCAACCTGGAAGCCACGCTGGCGTCGGTGTTGAAATAGGGGCTTGGGGTCTTAGGGACTTAGATTTTCGAGCCGACAACAAAAAAAGGCGACTCTTCCTATAGGAAGAGTCGCCTTTTTTGTAACCCAAGAATCCGGAAAACATACGCCCTAAGCCCCTAAGCCCCTAAGCCCCTAAGCCCCTAAGCCCCTAAGCCCCTAAGCCCCTAAGCCCCTAAGCCCCTAAGCCCCTAGCTCATAAACATTCGCTGGATGGCTTGCCAGAGCTGCTTTTTGCGGCCGGCGTCGTATTCGAGCATGCTGATTTCGCCGGCGCCGAGGAAGGCGGTGTCGCCGAACAAGAGAACGGGCTCGTAGGGCTGGGTGGTGTACACGGCCACGTCGAGCAGGTTTTTGCCGAAGGCCAGGAACTGCCGGGCCGCCATGGTCTGGCGCAGGGTGCACAAGGCCACGGGGTAGCTGGGGTGCTCCACGTTCACCAGCACCACATCTTCCATAATCAGCCGGATGGCTTTCAGCAGGTTGTTGAGGAACACGTTGCGCGGCAGCTTGCGGAACTCCTCTGGCGTGAGACGCACCAGGACAATGAGGCCGTTGGGGTTGCTGCCCAGCGTCGAGAACGGGATATGCGCCACCGGCGACTGGGTGGGCGTGGGCTGCACCCGCCCGGCCGGCGCGGGCGCCGCGGCCGGCAGCTCGGCCACCGTAGCCTGCCCCGGCTGGCGCGGCGCCGTGGCGGGAACCTCCGGAACAACCGGAGCAGTGGCGGCTGGCGGCGCAACTGGTGTGGCCGTCGGCATCGGCACTGGCGGAATGGCGGCCACAGCAGCTACCGGAACGACTAGCGGTGCCGGATGCGGTGCCGAAATAGAAGGCATAGGCGGCACGGCTGGCGGTTGGGCCGGAGCCGTAGCTACTGGTACCGCCGCCGTAACCGGCGTTGCAGCGGGAGCCTCTGCGGCAGCGGGTGGCGGTACTTCGGCCGGGACTGGCGTAACCGCCGCGCTGGCTGGCTCCGGTACTACATACAGCGAGGTATCGGCGTAGAAGTTCTGGAAGAAGGCGAGGGTAGAAGCGGTATCCATATTGGGAAGATAGAAAAAGCTGGCGGCAGACTTAGCCAGCTGTGCTGGCGCGTCTGCCCGCCGGTAAATGGGGCAAGTCTCCCGACTTGCGGCCGCCGCTGGCGGCCATTCGGGACTGCGCCGCGTGGATGTGGCGTTAATCTCCCGCTTTGCGCATGTTTTCCTGATTTTGGCCTCATGTCTGAAGCCGTGGGCTATGCAGGGCTCAACGTTATTCGTTACCTACGGCTTCAGCCCTGGGACCAGCAGACGCAGCTCGGCGCCGTTCTACCGCGTCGCGAAGTAGAACGGCGCGTTACATCATTTTGGTCTTGCCGTGCACCCACACGGCGCGGTACCGGCTGGCCGCCTTCGGCGGCCGCAAGTCGGGAGACTTGCCCCATTTACCGGCGGGCAGACGCGCCAGCACAGCTGGCTAAGTCTGCCGCCAGTTGTCAGTTAGTTTACTCCATCTCAAACAGGGCCTTCAGCTCGGTGGCTTCCTGGGGCTTCATGCGGCCGCCCAGCACAAGGCGCAGTTGGCGGCGGCGCAGGGCGCCGTCGTAGAGGCGGATTTCCTCTTCCGTTTCGGGTGCGGCTTCCGGCACGTCGATGGGGCGGCCCGACTGGTCGACGGCAACGAAGGTGAAGAAGGCCTCGTTCGACTTGAACTTGGTACCGCTGGGAATGTCTTCGGCCCACACGTTGATGTGCACCTCCATGCTGGAGCTGAATGCCCGCGTCACCTGAGCTTCCAGGGTCACAACGTTGCCCAGCTTGATGCCCTCCCGAAACGATACGTTGTCGACGGAAGCCGTGACGACGATGCGGTTGGAGTGGCGCTGGGCCGACACGGCGGCGGCCACGTCCATGAGGTGCATCATGCGGCCCCCCATCAGGTTGTTGAGCGTGTTGGTGTCGTTGGGCAGGACCAGCTCGGTCATGCGCACAAAGGATTCTTTGACGGGTTTTTGTTTGCGCATCAGTGTAGGAAGTGCAGCGAAGAAGTGTACAAAGGTAGAAGTACACGCCGCAAATGCCGCGCCCCTGCTGGTACGCCGTCACACCTCAGAAAAACGCCCCACCCAGGCGCCGCCCTTACAGCACCAGCACCCGAATGGGGTAAGACGCTGCGCCGAGTTGCAGATGCACCACGTAGGCGCCGGCCATCAGGCGGGCCGGGCGCGGCAAGGGCAGCACGTGCCGGCCAGGCCCGAGCACCTGCACCGGCGAGCTAACCACCAATCGGCCCAGCATGTCGGTGATGCGGACCTGCGTGCTCTGCGCGCTGGCTAAGGCAAAGTGAATAGCCGACTTATCGGTCAGCGGGTTAGGAAACAGGGTAATGCCGTTGGCATCGGTGCCGATGGCCGTCAGGCGGAAGTTGTCGAGGTAGACGTTGTTGCCGCCTCTATTGAGCATTTGCAGCCGCACCTGAAACTGGGAGCTGCCCTGGAATGCGGCCGGTACCACAATGGAAATAGGCTGCCATTCCTCGGCCGTGCGGGGCACGTACTCAGTGCTCGTCACCAGCCCGGTGTGGCTGAGGGTGCCCGCCACGTACACCAGCGGGGCCGACCAGGTACGGCCGCAATCAGCGCTAAAGGTCACTCGCAGCTCACTTTGGTCGTTCACGGAGAGGCGGGCGTAGGCCCGGTCAAACGTGAGCAGGGCCGGGCCTGGCAAAGCTGCCAGGTTGATGTTGGGCGAGGTGAGCGTACTCACGTTGTTCTCGCGCAGCTGCCAGTTGCGCAGCACCATGCCCGCCTGCCCGTCGCTGACGATGGCCCCCGCCCCACTGAACCGTTCCCAGCGCAAGGTCTGGTTGGTGCCGGCCGCGCCCCCGGCCGCGCTGATGCGCCAATTGCGCAGCAGCGCGGCGGGGTCGTTGATAGGGAAGGTGGCGCTTTCAAACGACTCCCGCAGCGGGGCCGTTTCGCCGGTGGTGGGGCCGTTGACGAGCACTGCGGCGGAGCGCGTGGTGGTGCCACTGCCCGAGGGTGTGCTCACCGTGAGCGTGACGGGATACACGCCGCTGGCCCGGTACTGCACGCGCGGCTGGCGGGCGGTGGAAACGGCCGGCTGCCCGCCCGGAAACGACCACTGGAAGCTAGTAGTGGCATCGTCAGCGTGGGCGTAGTAGGCGTCGGCTGAAAAAGCAACCGTACCACCCTCGCACACATCGGGAGTAGACGCGAACTGCAAGATGGGCACGGGCGGGCAGGCCGGGTTGTGGTAGCCGTCTTGGGTGCCGGTGGCGCGCAGATTGGCGGGCGACACCAGCGTGGAGCGGCACGTCAGGGCCAGGGCGGCCCGCATCAGAGCCTTCTGGCCGTTGGTAAACATGCCGCCGCACGTGGCGTAGTCCATGTAGTTCTGCACGTTGGAAAGCACGCCGCAAGGAGCAAACGACAAGTCGCACTGCCCCGGCGCCGAACCGGTGGTTGGCGGCGTGTCGGCCACGCCGTCGCTGAGGCTGCAATTACCGGGTTGGCCCGCCGAGTTGCTGGGCCCCCAGGTGTGCAGCAGGCCGAAGTAGTGGCCTAGCTCGTGCGTGAGGGTGCGAACCGCCAGGTTGGCCGCCAAGGCAGTGCCGATGGAGCCAAACTGGGCATGGCGCACCACAATTCCATCCCGCGAGGGCCCCCCGGTGCAGGGCAGGTAGGCGTAGCCGCCGGCGCCGTTGGCCCGCTCCACCACCCAGATGTTCACGTAGCGGTTGGGGTCCCAGCGCACCAGCTGTTTCACCTGCTCGTCGCCCACCTGAGTTAGCGACGAAACCGTGCGCGTAATGCCAGTGGTGCACTGCCCGCTGGGGTCCAGCTTGGCCAGGCGGAAGCGGAAGCCCACGTCGGCAATAATGGGCTGAAAGGCCGGGATGATGGCCGTGGTGTCGGGGTTGTTTTTGCTGAAGTCGATGTTGACCACCCGCAGGGCGTCCAGCACCTGAGCGTCGGTGATGTTGCTGCTGCCGCCATCGTGAATAATGTGCACCACCACGGGCACGGTTACGTCGGGCGCCGGCCGCTGCCCGCGGGCCTGAGCGGCTGCCAGCGCCGCGGCTTGCTGCAAAAAGGTGGTGTAGCGGCGTTCGGCTGCCGGGTCGCGCCGAAACTCGGCCTGCTGCACGCTGTCGAAGGCGCAGCCGCGCGCCACGGCCGGGCGCTGGGCGGCGGCCGGGCGGCTTACCCCGAAAACAAAACTTACGCTGAGAAGAAAATAGAGGAGTAGCTTTTTCTGCATGCAGATGGGAGTACAGGGTAGGGTAGAAGGGTGCGAAGAGCTGCCGACAGCCCGACGCGTGCAAGCCAATATAGAAAGAAGAAGGGTGCCCCGGAGGCCCGGTTCGGTGAGCAGTGGTAAAGGGCCGGCCTACCTTGCCGGGTGCTAGCCGAAACACAATTCTTTGGGTACATCCTCCCGTAAGGAAAAGATGCCTGCTAGAGGTTATGGCCAGTGGTAAAAAGCACGTCCTGCTCCATCCAACGTCCGCTTGCCGAAGCATCCTGCGTGCAGACGTTGGAGGCTAACCGTCATGCTGAGCGCAGCGGAGCGGAGCCGAAGCATCTCTCCCGCTTCGTCTGCACGATTGAAGTTAGCTAGCAGTAGAGATGCTTCGACTTCGCCTCCGGCTTCGCTCAGCATGACAGACGTGTTACCTGTCACCTGTCACTTGTTACCTCTCACCTCCTCACCTCACTCTCCCCAGCCGCCTTTGCCCAGCAGGGGCACAAAGCGGAACTCGTCGAAGACTTCGCGGGAGAATTCTTCCTCACTTTCGCGCACCACGCGCATCATGCGCTGGCTGTGCTCGTCGCCGACGGGGATGACCAAGGCGCCGCCCACCCGCAGCTGGCGCAGCAGGGCCCGCGGAATGACGGGGGCGCCGGCCGTGACCAGCACTTTATCGAAGGGGGCGTGCTGGGGCAGGCCTAGGGAGCCGTCGCCGCAGAACAGGTGAGCCGCGCGGTGCAGGCCGGCCAGGCGGCGGCGGGTGCGCTCAAACAGCACCGCGTTGTACTCGATGCTGAACACGTGGGGCGTCAACTCCAGCAGCACGCAGCACTGGTAGCCCGAGCCCGTCCCGATTTCCAGCACCCGGTCCTGGGCCTGCACGCGCAGCAGCTCGGTTTGGTAGGCCACCGTGTAGGGCTGCGAAATGGTTTGGCCCTCGCCGATGGGAAATGCTTTGTCCTGGTAGGCGTGCACCTGAAAGCCGGCCTCAAAAAACAGGTGGCGCGGCACCGTGCCCAGGGCCGCCAGCACCCGCTCGTCGCGGATGCCCTTGCGGCGCAACTCCTCCACCAAGGTGCGGCGCAGGCCGCGGTGCCGGTAGGTATCGGTGAGGGGCGTAGACATGGGGAGTGAGCAGCAGCAGGACCCGCGGATTGCCGGTAATGTCTACCTTTGCCCACCGTAAAACCGGCCCTGGCGGCCGGTCCCTGCTTTTTTCTGAAGCGCGAAACTACGGTTTCGCCTCCACAAAACCCACCTGTTGCCGGCTCCAGCCGGGCTGTTCTGCTTGCCCTTGATTCGCACCTTCCAAAAACTGAAGCTGATAGCCGCCGACTTCCTGGCGGCCCTGTTGGCGTGGGTGTGCTTTTATCTGCTGCGCAAATACCTGCTGCGCGAAATCAACGAGGGCTACCGCTTCGTGGAAGATGCCCTGCTGTTCGTGTCGGGCTCGGCTGCGCTGGTGGCTTCGTTCTGGACTGCCCTCTACGCCCTCATGGGCGAGTACCGCGACATCTTCCGCAAGTCACGCCTGGGCGAAATCATCCGCCTGGGCCGGGTGTCGGTGCTGGGGGCAGTGGTCATTTTCTTCGCCCTGCTGCTCGACGACGAGGGCGTGAGCAACTACCGCCTCTACTACAAAACGATTTCGGCCTACTTCCTGCTGCACTTCACCATCACGGCCGTGCTGCGCACCTGGGCCATTTCCAGCGTGCAGCGCCTGGTGCGGGGCGGCGTCATCTACTTCAACACCCTGCTGGTGGGCTCCAACGACCTGGCCCGCGACACCTACCACGAGCTGCGCCGCACCGGCCGCCACCTGGGTTTGCGCATCATCGGCTTTTCCACGGTGGGCGAGACGGTAGATGCCGGGCTGGCCGCCGAGCTGCCGGCCCGCGGCCCGTTCCGGCGCCTGCC
This region of Hymenobacter sp. YIM 151500-1 genomic DNA includes:
- the gatB gene encoding Asp-tRNA(Asn)/Glu-tRNA(Gln) amidotransferase subunit GatB, producing the protein MDESIKQKYQPVIGLEVHAQLLTRSKMYSSDENEYGALPNNNLSVITLGHPGTLPRVNYTAVEYAMKMGLATSCHIRRDNLFARKNYFYPDLPKGYQITQDKTPICTGGHVEIRLPDGATKHIGITRIHMEEDAGKSMHLAGETETLVDLNRAGVPLIEIVSEPDIRTSEEAYAYLSEIKKLVQYLGICDGNMEEGSLRCDANISVMLRGAAKFGTKVEVKNMNSFRNVQRAIEYEVERQIAILEAGGEVDSETRGFDAATGTTSGQRSKETMNDYRYFPEPDLPPVVIDDEWLHRVQAELPALPQQLYARFTGELGLSDYDATVLTADKDVALFFDELTRLTPNAKAAANWTTGPVKAYLNERALTLDQFPLTPQHLAGIIQLIDEGKVGHSVASKQLFPYLLDHPEQTAAAAAEALGLLQQPQDAGALEAMVQQVLDANPAKVAEYRAGKKSLTGMFMGELMKLTGGKADPKLANQLLRQKLEA
- a CDS encoding AhpC/TSA family protein translates to MITSLLSFWLGLMPAPPAYVVHVQLGNVAPGTTLYLTHYRDAWRTLDSAVVDAAGRCELRGELPAPIMASLKIGGQKALYQVPLHPGDELTCTLAYDKKGRARFTAQGSVGVEHWQEFREKINPYIIGVAQLPAEHRGLRQLRALVRRTPDDFLAAYLTKNYLSRQASQQPFVDSMTTVLAARQPALAETQALTQRVRTAALTEKGGEEAPDFTLPTVAGQSFTLSSLRGKYVLVDFWASWCGPCRQENPRLRKLYGQYQSRGLEIVSVSVDSDAGKWQKAVTQDQLPWPQVSDLKGWDSRPAQLYGVLAVPTTVLIDPNGRILSRNLRAEALEKRLAQLLPAR
- a CDS encoding redoxin domain-containing protein, whose translation is MHKMKSFLYLGALLGMANACNKNTPPTTGAATDASSYQVSGQLQNAPTGTKVYLAELGETQLVSRDTATVDDKGNFRFTGTLPEAGIYQVKINDQNQVMLALENGARVELTGNAQQLGQTYTVRGSRDSEMLQQLSRTIEQSRQQMQRLEQRFTSNSQQNRRDSLVVLQQRALDLQNQSTASLRRLVRQNPGSVVSAFVVGSMMNPDDNFTLADSVATELKKTRPDSRYTKTLVAKLEPLRTTVVGVQAPDISLPTPEGKAVNLSSLRGKYVLLDFWASWCGPCRQENPNVVAAYQKFKNKGFEIYSVSFDQDRDKWLKAIQKDNLTWTHVSDLKGWESAAGQTYGVRAIPQSYLLDPQGRIIAKNEQLRGPNLEATLASVLK
- a CDS encoding acyl-CoA thioesterase; the encoded protein is MRKQKPVKESFVRMTELVLPNDTNTLNNLMGGRMMHLMDVAAAVSAQRHSNRIVVTASVDNVSFREGIKLGNVVTLEAQVTRAFSSSMEVHINVWAEDIPSGTKFKSNEAFFTFVAVDQSGRPIDVPEAAPETEEEIRLYDGALRRRQLRLVLGGRMKPQEATELKALFEME
- a CDS encoding M43 family zinc metalloprotease, which gives rise to MQKKLLLYFLLSVSFVFGVSRPAAAQRPAVARGCAFDSVQQAEFRRDPAAERRYTTFLQQAAALAAAQARGQRPAPDVTVPVVVHIIHDGGSSNITDAQVLDALRVVNIDFSKNNPDTTAIIPAFQPIIADVGFRFRLAKLDPSGQCTTGITRTVSSLTQVGDEQVKQLVRWDPNRYVNIWVVERANGAGGYAYLPCTGGPSRDGIVVRHAQFGSIGTALAANLAVRTLTHELGHYFGLLHTWGPSNSAGQPGNCSLSDGVADTPPTTGSAPGQCDLSFAPCGVLSNVQNYMDYATCGGMFTNGQKALMRAALALTCRSTLVSPANLRATGTQDGYHNPACPPVPILQFASTPDVCEGGTVAFSADAYYAHADDATTSFQWSFPGGQPAVSTARQPRVQYRASGVYPVTLTVSTPSGSGTTTRSAAVLVNGPTTGETAPLRESFESATFPINDPAALLRNWRISAAGGAAGTNQTLRWERFSGAGAIVSDGQAGMVLRNWQLRENNVSTLTSPNINLAALPGPALLTFDRAYARLSVNDQSELRVTFSADCGRTWSAPLVYVAGTLSHTGLVTSTEYVPRTAEEWQPISIVVPAAFQGSSQFQVRLQMLNRGGNNVYLDNFRLTAIGTDANGITLFPNPLTDKSAIHFALASAQSTQVRITDMLGRLVVSSPVQVLGPGRHVLPLPRPARLMAGAYVVHLQLGAASYPIRVLVL
- a CDS encoding protein-L-isoaspartate(D-aspartate) O-methyltransferase: MSTPLTDTYRHRGLRRTLVEELRRKGIRDERVLAALGTVPRHLFFEAGFQVHAYQDKAFPIGEGQTISQPYTVAYQTELLRVQAQDRVLEIGTGSGYQCCVLLELTPHVFSIEYNAVLFERTRRRLAGLHRAAHLFCGDGSLGLPQHAPFDKVLVTAGAPVIPRALLRQLRVGGALVIPVGDEHSQRMMRVVRESEEEFSREVFDEFRFVPLLGKGGWGE